A genome region from Panicum virgatum strain AP13 chromosome 4K, P.virgatum_v5, whole genome shotgun sequence includes the following:
- the LOC120704541 gene encoding NAC domain-containing protein 22-like: MYVLLARNHQQQQQQQRRDRDREMDHQRRRGASTQEVDELPGFRFHPTEEELLEFYLKQVAQGKKLKFDIIPTVQLYRHDPWELPGLARIVGEREWYFFVPRDRKHHQAGAAGGRPSRTTERGFWKATGSDRAVRCAADPKRLIGLKKTLVYYEGRAPRGTKTDWVMNEYRLPVHDDAASPPKNVQEDIVLCKVYRKAVSLKELEQRVAMEELARAASASCTPSASGHNDTAGSPTDDSTMSSSRSDHHQAQQGETMMGVAIPPASVCRMKKEVMAESTTAVLRPATLSLPQLDVAKQQQEWMQDPFLTQLRSPWMESWSPYFASSVLNF; encoded by the coding sequence ATGTATGTATTGCTAGCTAGAaaccatcagcagcagcagcagcagcagcgtcgaGACAGAGATCGAGAGATGGATcatcagcggcggcgcggcgcatcgACGCAGgaggttgatgagcttccgggTTTCCGGTTCCACCCGACGGAGGAGGAGCTGCTGGAGTTCTACCTGAAGCAGGTGGCCCAGGGGAAGAAGCTCAAGTTCGACATCATCCCGACGGTGCAGCTGTACCGGCACGACCCCTGGGAGCTGCCGGGCCTGGCGCGCATCGTCGGCGAGCGCGAGTGGTACTTCTTCGTGCCGCGCGACCGCAAGCATCAtcaggccggcgccgccggcggccgccccaGCCGCACGACGGAGCGCGGCTTCTGGAAGGCGACGGGGTCGGACCGCGCCGTGCGCTGCGCCGCCGACCCCAAGCGCCTCATCGGGCTCAAGAAGACGCTCGTCTACTACGAGGGCCGCGCGCCGCGGGGCACCAAGACCGACTGGGTCATGAACGAGTACCGCCTCCCCGTCCACGACGACGCCGCATCACCGCCCAAGAATGTACAGGAGGACATTGTGCTGTGCAAGGTCTACCGCAAGGCCGTGTCGCTCAAGGAGCTGGAGCAGCGGgtggccatggaggagctcgcgcgcgccgcctccgcatCATGCACGCCGTCCGCCTCCGGCCACAACGACACCGCCGGCTCGCCCACCGACGACTCCACCATGTCGTCGTCGCGATCGGACCACCACCAAGCCCAACAGGGGGAGACGATGATGGGCGTGGCCATCCCGCCGGCGAGCGTATGCCGCATGAAGAAGGAGGTCATGGCCGAGTCGACGACGGCGGTGCTGAGGCCGGCGACGCTGAGCCTGCCGCAGCTGGACgtggcgaagcagcagcaggagtgGATGCAGGACCCCTTCCTGACGCAGCTGCGGAGCCCCTGGATGGAGAGCTGGTCGCCATACTTCGCCAGCAGCGTCCTCAACTTCTAA